One Aerosakkonema funiforme FACHB-1375 genomic window, AGCTATACCTGGTCAATATTGCACTTCCCGTAATGGTAAAAGCGCTCGATACCAACTTTGCGACTATTCAATGGACGCTCTTAAGTTATGTGCTGATGCTGACAGTTATGGTGCTGGGTGCAGCGCGATTGGGCGATATGTACAACAAGAAGTGGTTGTACTTAGGCGGAGTAATCATGTTCACCATCGGTTGCTTGCTGTGCGGACTTGCACCGACGGTAGAATTTTTAATCGCTTTTCGGGCTTTACAAGGACTCGGTGCTGTGTTTATATCGGCGTTGCCAGTAGCGATCGTAACGGAAGCATTTCCCCAACAGGAACGGGGATGGGCGCTGGGAATTCTTAACGGGGTATTCACTTTGGGAATTGCTCTGGGACCGGCGATCGGAGGACTTTTGCTCGCGCTGGGGAACTGGCGTTTAATCTTTTTGGTAAATGTGCCGATCGGCATGATTGCGAGTTTAATAGTTGCCCTATTTGTCCCGTCTTTCTCTAGCATAAATATCAAACAAAAACTAGATTGGATTGGCGTATTTTTAATGACGCTAACATTGACTTGCTTTGCTTTGGGAATGACAAGAATACAAAGTTTTGGCTTAGGCGATCGCACAGAGCAAATTTTGCTGGCTGTGGCGGCGATCGGTTTAATTTGTTTTTTGGCGGTAGAATCTCGAATTCAAGAGCCGATGCTCGATTTGGGGATGTTTCGCTCTCTCGAATTCAGCTTTAGTTTATTGCTAGTTTGGATGGTTTATATTATCATCGCCGCGATGGATTTGATCGTACCTTTCTTTCTGGAGTTGGTTAAGCAATATTCTCCCTTGCAGGCGGGGTTATTGCTGACAGTTTTGCCGTTATCATCGGTGTTAGCTTCATTCATTGCCGGCACTATGTCCGATCGATTCGGAGAGCATACGATCGTCACAGTGGCGCTGTTGTTACTTATATTGGGGTGCTGGGCGACTAGCACTTTGGACGACAAATCGACCGATTTGGGCTTTATTGTCAGGCTTGTACCGGTGCAGATGGGATTGGGAACGTTTTATGCTTCCAATAGTAGCGCCGTGATGGGAACGGTGAAGCGGGAACAGTTAGGTATAGCTTCGGGTTTGTTGTCTTTCTGGCGGACATTAGGCTTAACAACAGGTGTGGCGTTACTGGGGACTTTGTTTTCAACTTCGACGATTTCTAGGGCTAATACTGCTGCTAAAATTGATGTCACAAATGCACCTGTAGAAGCATTGGTTGAAGGGGTAGACGTTACTTTTGAGTTTGCGCTAGGAATTGCGATCGCTGCCACAATTGTAGGGCTTTTTCTGTGGTGGCGATCTGTAGCTAGGGAATAGGGAAAGTCAAAAGTCAAAAGTCAAAAGTCAAAAGTCAAAAGTCAAAAATCAAAAATCAAAAGTCAAAAGTCAAAAGAAGAGGCAAATTAACTGAGTGTGCGAAGTCGGATTTGCTATTATAAGCGTTTAGCCCGAATTTTTGCTTGGATGCGATCGAACAATCCCTCATCCTTAAAAAATTTCTCTTGAATTGCATTCCATCCCCCGAATGCCTCAGCCGTAAACAATTTAGTCACCCTCGGAAATTTACCCGACAACTCTGGCGCTATTTGAAAATCTAAAGGACGAAATCCGACTTGGGCGAAAGCTCGTTGTGCTTCCGGAGTATAAAGAAATTTGACAAAAGCTTCGGCGACTTCCCGGCTACCCCTTCGATCGACATATTTATCAACTACAGCAATCGGATTATCGATGGAAATATTGATATCGGGAATGACAACAACGGTATCTTTTGCCAAACCTTCCCGCTTGGCTACAATCAACTCATTTTCATAGTTAATCAAAACATCCCCCTCTTGCTGTCGCAAAAACAAATCTGTCGCTTCTCTAGCATCTGTTGCTAATATCTTGACATTCTGAAAAACTTTCGTGACGAAATCTAAAGCTTCTGTCTCAGTACCTCCTGTTTGCGTGACAGCGCCCCAGAAAGCTAGGAAATTCCACCTTGCAATTCCAGATGTTTTTGGATCTGCTGTAATTACACTCACTCCCGGTTTAGCTAAATCCAACCAAGTATAAACTCGTTTGGGATTGTCCGCACGAGTAACAATTGCTCCTACCGTCTGAGTGACAATCCCATTATTCGGTACTCTTTTTTCCCAACCTGGTTTAATCAAACCTGCTTTTTGAATTTTGTTTGTATCCAGTGCTAATGCTAAATGCACTACATCTGCTGGCAATCCATTAATCACCGCTTTTGCTTGCGTGCTAGAGGCGGCAAAACTTAAACGAAATTTTACTTCTTGGTTATGTTCGCGCCGCCATTTTTCTTTGAATAAAGGTACTATTTCTGTGTAAGCTGCTTTGGTGATGGAGAACGAAACTAAACTTAGTTCGATCGGTTTGCGTTTCTGCGCGATCGATTGTATTTGCGCTACAGGAGATGAGGTTGGCAAAATATTTTCTTTACCACAGGCACGGATCGAGAGACTCAAACTGAGACTAATCGTTACTAACAGAAGGAAAATGTAATTTTTGTAACGTTGGCCAAATGGCCCTAATTTAGACCTAAGATTAGCGATCGGCACTTGAGGATATCTCATCAAAAAACTCCTTGAGATTGGTTGACTTTAAGCATGAATGCAAAACTCTTTGTAGGGTGCGGCTTTGCTCACCCTATGACTGTGCGATCTAAAAGCATTAACTGCTAGGTGTTGTCAGCTATTTGTCACTCCATAAGTAAATTTTTTTGTTAAACTACTGTTAACCGATCGGAATACCGTATATTATATTACATAGTGGTACGAACTCAGATCTTCCACCAGGTTCATCACGTTTTTTTACTGGCAATAACGAAACGTGGAACCTTTGGCTTTCCGTTCAAAAACCGGGTGTAGAGACGTTTTAATAAACATCTCTACAGCTTAACTTGTCTAGTTCATATTACTTGGGAGTTACTTACGCAGTAAGTGGCTAAAATTTACCCTTTCAAATTGCAAAAGAGAAAAATAATGTCCCTGTTAAGCCTAAAAATTTATCCTAAAATCAAGGGTTCAATTACCCGCGAAACCTTAAGCAAAATGGCTGTGAGAATTGCTTTAGTAATTATTGGTTCGACAGCCCTCAGTTATGTACATTTAATGTCAACATTAGAAAGTCAAACCAGCCGACAGCTAGAAAAATATATCGTCGAGAGGGGTCAAAGAGAAAGTAATATTTTTAGCTTAGTAGAAGATAGTCATTTTGTCTTAGAGCAAGAATTGAGGCGCAAGCTAGACGAACAGGCAAATAAAGATGTCAAAGATGAATTTGAGGTACTTTTCCAACCATCAAAAGATGGTGTAATTAGAAATAAACCAGAAGGGTTCGATCGCAGCCGTCAAGCAGGAGTTTATATAGGGAAAAACGTTCAACTCAATTCGGAAATTCGTCAGCGCGTCATGACTTTTTATAACTTAGTTATGTCTTATGGGCCAGCGTGGCGCGGTCGATTTCAAAATACCTACATTAACGCGCCTGAGAATATAGTAGTTATGTATTGGCCAGAAGTCCCTTGGGCGGAAAATGCTAAATCCGATTTATATATACCCGATGAAGAATATTTTTGGATTGCCGATCGCCAACATAATCCCTCCCGTCAGACGGTTTGCACGGGGCTTTATTACGATAAAGTTGCTAGAGATTGGATTATTTCTTGCGAGACACCTGTTGATATAGGCGATCGACAAATCGCGACTATTGGAAATGATATCATTTTGAATGAATTGCTCGATCGCACTTTAAAAGACAGCCTTCCCGGTACTTATAATCTAATCTTCAGAGAAGACGGTCTCCTAATTGCTCATCCCAAAAAGATGGATGAAATCAAAAATAAAAAAGGTAAATTTGATATAATGCAATCGGGAGACTCAGACCTAATCCGCATTTATGAATTAGTGAAAAACTTAAAGCCGGGGCAGATAGTAATTGATAATACTA contains:
- a CDS encoding MFS transporter, which codes for MVEILQSPDKESNELAQTPSASGKWGAMLGAGIGWFMFGLQLYLVNIALPVMVKALDTNFATIQWTLLSYVLMLTVMVLGAARLGDMYNKKWLYLGGVIMFTIGCLLCGLAPTVEFLIAFRALQGLGAVFISALPVAIVTEAFPQQERGWALGILNGVFTLGIALGPAIGGLLLALGNWRLIFLVNVPIGMIASLIVALFVPSFSSINIKQKLDWIGVFLMTLTLTCFALGMTRIQSFGLGDRTEQILLAVAAIGLICFLAVESRIQEPMLDLGMFRSLEFSFSLLLVWMVYIIIAAMDLIVPFFLELVKQYSPLQAGLLLTVLPLSSVLASFIAGTMSDRFGEHTIVTVALLLLILGCWATSTLDDKSTDLGFIVRLVPVQMGLGTFYASNSSAVMGTVKREQLGIASGLLSFWRTLGLTTGVALLGTLFSTSTISRANTAAKIDVTNAPVEALVEGVDVTFEFALGIAIAATIVGLFLWWRSVARE
- a CDS encoding sulfate ABC transporter substrate-binding protein, whose amino-acid sequence is MRYPQVPIANLRSKLGPFGQRYKNYIFLLLVTISLSLSLSIRACGKENILPTSSPVAQIQSIAQKRKPIELSLVSFSITKAAYTEIVPLFKEKWRREHNQEVKFRLSFAASSTQAKAVINGLPADVVHLALALDTNKIQKAGLIKPGWEKRVPNNGIVTQTVGAIVTRADNPKRVYTWLDLAKPGVSVITADPKTSGIARWNFLAFWGAVTQTGGTETEALDFVTKVFQNVKILATDAREATDLFLRQQEGDVLINYENELIVAKREGLAKDTVVVIPDINISIDNPIAVVDKYVDRRGSREVAEAFVKFLYTPEAQRAFAQVGFRPLDFQIAPELSGKFPRVTKLFTAEAFGGWNAIQEKFFKDEGLFDRIQAKIRAKRL